TTAACCCTACCTCCCCCAGCTAGGTATAGGCCCATAAGCTTGTCATGTCCACATAGAAAATTAATTCCAGATTGGGGCTCCTAGGGGTCGAACTCGTGACCTCTAGGATGGGGACGCGGTATCCTTGCCTCTAGGTCAAGGGGCTtggatttaaaataaaataaattcaattcatctcataataatatgcatttttagttatatgaattttaatacataataattaataaagtaaaagaaatgtataataaaaaaaataattaaagtactaGTGAAGAATATATTCactatttctaaaattagaatatgcatgcttttgttgaaagaactaaaaatgaaagttgtGTATTTTGTGGTGGTGAGGGAGTAGCAATTTGTACTCTTtttatggtgttattttatcaaacaatACGGTCGTGAAACTTCATCAATCGGTCAGACAAATCTCCGCCACAATCCTTCTAGTTTTTATtaatgattgattttttttacaagcaataataattaaacattGAATCTGAGCTTATTAATCTGTTGATTTAGGTTtctctatttcattttaggaCGCAAATAACAATTGTTTTATAGATAtatgaacaattaaaaaaatttgtgtagGTAagtgatttcaattttttgaagttttaaattttttactcAAATTTGTTTTGTGTAAAGAAGATGTACTTCCgagagagattttttttaattggttCGAAAAGTATCAATATCGGAAATTAGTAGTGGTtggtattaaattaaaatggactGCAAAATTTATATGTCATGAATTATGTGAAAGTGAGAGAAAAATATCTAACAACAGCAATTATGTGTATGTTTTAGCTTTTAGGGATAATTAAGCATcttacttaaattaatttggttttcGTCGTGAGCGtgcatttattatttaagTGGTGTTGAATTTGGAAGTCGGAACCCTCAGCTCCAGTCGCCGGAAATTATGGATTACGAAACGGTGAAGAAGTTCGTGGAGAAAGAGGGCGGACCCTACGAATTCACGGTGGATTCGATGCCGGAGAGGTTCATAGAGCCGATGGTGATGCAGGGCATGAAAGTCGATACAATCGAGCGCGGCCGAATCGTTTGCTCCTTCACTGTTCCTCCTCGCCTTGTGGTATTTCCGATTTACTCAATTactttcagtttttttttttttggtctcGGATTGATTTATTGGTTGGTTGTGTAGAACTCTGGGAATACCTTGCACGGCGGAGCCACGGCTGCGCTGGTTGACATCGTTGGATCGGCTGTTATTTACACGGTGGGGGCTCAGACCACCGGCGTTTCCGTCGAAATTAATGTTTCCTATTTGACCGGCGCTGCTGTTGGggtaaatttctaaaaaattcaacCTCAATTatatggaattttttttattaaatttcctAAATTATAAGTCTTATCTTCATCCAATTAAACTCCATAGGTTTTGCAAGCTTGAGATCGATAATGACTCAAACTCTACTACTCTGTTGTTTTGTTTGGGGGTATTTCTGTTTAGCTCTTAAGGTAGCCATTGTTCCGTGATTAATCAGTTTCAGTGTTCATAGCAACTCACTCAATGTGTCAAATAGAAGATACTATATTGCAtcaatttgtgttttttttctgCATCATGTTAATGGTTCCTCAATAATTAGATGGCCAAACTTCATCACTATATGAGCTTAGCTCATTGAACTATGTTCTATTTCtatgtttatcatttttcagtCAAACTCTCAATGCTCAAGGTTCTAAGTACATTGTTATAGATATTAGTTGCTTTGCAAAGTAGTATCATCTGCATGATTTGTAACCtattagtatttctttttcaggAGGAAGTTGAGATTGAAAGCAAGGCATTGCGTGTGGGAAAGACGATGGCTGTAGTAAGTGTTGATTTGAAAAGTAAGAAGACCGGAAAACTTATAGCTCAGGGGCGACACACAAAGTATCTGGTTCTCCctagtaaaatatgaaagattgCAATTGCACTGCTTCATGTTGCTACTTAGCTCTGTTATAGTTTGATATTGATCCTATCCTATAGGTTCATTATTGTCAATTACTATTATctttcattatatttaaaattaagcatatattatgaataaattcttGGTTTTAGTGTCATGATTTGAATtagttaggatttgatttgaaCCAATAAGGGGGTTTTGTGGGATTCTTGTCTAGTAAACTCTATAGTGATTATCAAGTCTCTTAGGAAGGTCATTCTACTTTGAGTTTTAATTGCACTTCttgtttcccttttccctttgttcttgtatttttgtgttcatatgGCTTTACTCCATATCAATTGGTGCGAGCGTCGATTCGAGTCTGGTGAACACTTGCAGCAATGAACAACGACTCGATAGATTGGAGAAGGCGGTCGAGGCTCTTGACGCGAAGTTTGACAGTCTCCTGCGAGAGCTTCGTGATGCTCGTGATTATGAGCTCCAAATGGCACAGGTCCTGGGTGTATTCTGGGCGATCAATTACTAGCTGCCGCGGATGCCTCCAATCTGCTCCTTCCCTACATACCACACAACATACTCGCACAACGAAACAAGTTTCTTCCATCCTTAGAATCTCGACACCATTGACACAACCACCAGTTCAAGCTTTAGTAGCGTTCCTTCCTATTCGCGttgttttactttaatttaattccaatttttattttaccttttCGCTTTGTTCTCGTTGTTTTTGTGTTCATCCACCTTTACCCCATATCATAATTTTGGTTGGAAAATAGACAAAACAATGGCAACTAATTGAATCAAGACTGGCcataatttcacaattttcatgCTTAAGTCTTTGAGATTTTACGTTTTGGCAgcaatggtaaaaaaaatgagatgagACAAAATGGCACTGTTAATATAATCTCATATGCATCTGATAATATATTGTAAGTCAGCATAGGCTTAGGTTGTAGGCAGCAAGATGAGCTTATATTCTCAATTAGAATGTTGAACCAATTAGCTTTGTTAGTTGCCTCCTTTCTTCTCTGTAACCCCCAACCCCAGTGCTTCCCCCAAGTTTATAGTTTTCCTCATGGTTCTCCTCCCGATTCCTCCGTTTCCCTTTCTCATCATGGCTGCAAATTCTCCGTAGTCTATCTGCCCATCCTGCAACAAATTCACACCATTGATAATCAGAGACAAACTAAAGAATCTCACAACGATGTATACGTGATTCGATCTCTTTTCATCTTACGTTGTCTTGATCAATCTCTCTGATCATCTCATCAAGATTGAGTTCGCTCAGGCCAAAGTCTTTGCAGGCTTGTTGAAGCTCATCGATGGTTATGTAGCCACTGCCATCTTTATCAAAGAATGAGAAGGCCGAAAGCAGATTCTCCTCTCGTTCTAACTTGTTCAAGTGTACAGTGGCTGCAAGAAACTCCCCGTAATCTATGGTGCCACTGTTATCAATGTCGGCCTGTAGGCACAAAGGAAAACATATATGAGATGTTGATTAAACAAAGATAAAACTCATCCATCTGATTTAGATCAGTCGGTTTAGGTTCCTACCGCCTCCATAAGGTCTTTAATTTCAGACTCCATCAGCTCAGAACCAACTCGCTTTAGACCCTCTTTGAGTTCATCGAAGGTAATGGTTCCACTATCGTCTGTATCTATCATTCTGAACAGCTCTCTGAGGCCACCGATTTCCTCCTCAGATAGTCTCTCTGCTATTACCTACAAAACAATGATGGCTTATCCAGTGTAGCTGAAAGTTAATGgctaacaaaaatagaatgcaATGTATAGGTAAAACTTAAAGCAATAGAAGCACACAAATATCCCTGTAAAGTTGGCCCGGATAAATTGAAGGTGAAGGGACCACGAGGAAAGTGAGAATTCTATACTGAGGCATTTTGATCCTCCGATAACTTTCATCTAACAAATTGTATTCAGAAAGTATATCAGATCTTTTCTTGGAGGCTGTTATATAACTATTAGCACATTATGCCCGAGGGATTTTTGGCACGTTGCTGAGATTTGGCACCACAAAAAAGCAAAGAAACATGGAATGTGCTACTAAAGCTTTCTCAACAGAGTAATTTTTAGAATAATGATGCAAACAAGAAAACCAATAGAGCACCGATAAAAAACCTTACACGTAAAGCCATCTTCTTGAGTTTGTTCATTGCAGAGAACTGCTTTAGGCGTGATAGAACAGCAGAATCAAGAGGCTTATCAGGAGCCATATTATCATCGACAATCCAAGGATGGCCTggccaaaaaagaaaaatacaaacatAATCACATTTTAGATAACTACAAAGTTCAATAGTCCCAACATGTAAGCAAGTTGCTTACACAAAACTTCATACGCAGTTAGCCTTGTCTTTGGGTTTCTATCGAGCATCTTTCTTATCAAATCCTTGGCAAAATCCGAAATTGCAGGCCATGGCTCAGAATCAAAATCCAGCTTCCCCCGTAATATCTGACGGAAAATTCCCATCTCAGTTTCTGGAGTAAAAGGGCAAAAGAAACAGCACTAGAGCTCTTAGGCACTGTAACAGAATCTGCAATTTACGTATATTCTAGAGTAGCTATGAAGTTGGGAGGAAAACAAAACTTTACCGGCCCAGAAAGGAGGTACACCACtgagtaaaatatatagaatgaCTCCGGCACTCCATACGTCTGCCTCAGGTCCATAATGCTTGCGCAATACCTCTGGTGCAACGTAATAAGGACTTCCCACCACATCACAGAACGTCTCATCTGCAAACGTGATGCAAAAGGTCAACCACTAAGAGCATATAAAACAGATATCACAAATAATGGATTTAGACAAGGAGAAACTTTCAGTCACCCAGCATAATTATCTTATTATACGAGCCACAGAAGCTGGAGACTGAAAACAACTTCACCAACACATAGTcatatagttaaaaaaaatgatagttgAATGAACCAAAGATAGAGAAAAGGGTTTAGGGCACTCTCCATTAAGCTAAATCAGCTGATAggattaagaaacaaaaagtaTTTGAATTCACAACTCCATAAGCCATACTCAAAGAACTTAAAGAAACAGAAAGTGTTTGAATTCCCAACTCCATAAGCTATTAAGCTATACTAAAAGATCCTAAAGCATCAAGCCAAAAATCACCAAAGGTTTTCTACTTCAATATCTTTATCCAAATCTCCAATTAGGATTTTGTCAATTGCAACAGCTCAAGATAGCCAATCATCATGAAATCAACCTGTCAAAAACAGCACTTTGCAAACTGCAACAACTCAAGATAATGAAGAACAAACAGAGATACACCACAACACAAAGTCTAATTCAAGATATGATGATGAA
The genomic region above belongs to Salvia hispanica cultivar TCC Black 2014 chromosome 3, UniMelb_Shisp_WGS_1.0, whole genome shotgun sequence and contains:
- the LOC125214263 gene encoding acyl-coenzyme A thioesterase 13, producing the protein MDYETVKKFVEKEGGPYEFTVDSMPERFIEPMVMQGMKVDTIERGRIVCSFTVPPRLVNSGNTLHGGATAALVDIVGSAVIYTVGAQTTGVSVEINVSYLTGAAVGEEVEIESKALRVGKTMAVVSVDLKSKKTGKLIAQGRHTKYLVLPSKI
- the LOC125214261 gene encoding calcium-dependent protein kinase SK5-like, with amino-acid sequence MSSSTPPPSHNHKPPNEPQNEESEPKKLTFLHPQKPASVLPYKTPFLKSLYTIGKKLGQGQFGITFLCTEKSSGIDYACKSIPKKKLICKEDYEDVWREIQIMHHLSEHPNVVRIKGTYEDALFVHIVMELCAGGELFDRIVLKGHYSEKEAAKLIKTIVGVVQSCHSLGVMHRDLKPENFLFISGEEDAALKATDFGLSVFYKPDETFCDVVGSPYYVAPEVLRKHYGPEADVWSAGVILYILLSGVPPFWAETEMGIFRQILRGKLDFDSEPWPAISDFAKDLIRKMLDRNPKTRLTAYEVLCHPWIVDDNMAPDKPLDSAVLSRLKQFSAMNKLKKMALRVIAERLSEEEIGGLRELFRMIDTDDSGTITFDELKEGLKRVGSELMESEIKDLMEAADIDNSGTIDYGEFLAATVHLNKLEREENLLSAFSFFDKDGSGYITIDELQQACKDFGLSELNLDEMIREIDQDNDGQIDYGEFAAMMRKGNGGIGRRTMRKTINLGEALGLGVTEKKGGN